From Bombus huntii isolate Logan2020A chromosome 4, iyBomHunt1.1, whole genome shotgun sequence, one genomic window encodes:
- the LOC126864743 gene encoding carbohydrate-responsive element-binding protein isoform X8, with amino-acid sequence MQFILKQNTLVCQFASPLDVDTHNKPEAVVLEGKYWKRKLAAVTAEYKKWRMFYRNKILGWTNKDGTEMKMAVSFQMESMDVLDWGNGLGISGNYGVGTGSTHGGTSGTPGGESMMVDEDYMELMTDTLFSTISSNQPIYFPDPREIARGASLADFIQPSLGPLQPNLDDFMDTLEPLQEFLNSKLPPVPEEDDMFRNSTLNTNYPDLDLMTPMNQINELSQESAAKNEQASQQPALAQNEQGGTIQNLQYTAKIYTQPQPEPTNAFRNNITLSENYSTIQQSYEPAATSQPVREKSRPSRVSSRNSRVIQQPQQQRTSTYQRTAQQQNSAYQQQQASQQQPYAMEIQSVQLTPVQNQVQMPALNDQSAHANQIPPIAAHVQNLVTVQQTFGQTNSTVSTQHRSIRPLPPVAPISSKPYKVVQPQQCYKFPTLPQNFNAQQCKFNTNNFKTHPPQQVVSVSTEQPSQSPILLQCRPSGLDLTTPTVQPTKLLPQPAASNSEKEEVFAVPKYQMKARNRSRSSSSLTASRIHPPPLVSAASDPALNLNNNVLLAQLLTNNTSGVHTMNMTADNVMPTVTQTTTTMKHILPMFPPSASPTQVTTTHHITTPVTVQTMQTSTIQVQPQQQAMQQTTCSQQMLLNTNTQAHQSQNSPGSPKDSSNAHSPQGLNLSPLHSPMSIGSPLSPSRGYIKGESERGQYKEQRRVGHIHAEQKRRYNIKNGFDMLHSLIPQLNQNPNTKMSKAAMLQKGADYIRQLRAERNQLKEEMDTLRHQIECLNTSISNCQSMLPATGAPISRHRTSKMKEMFDEYVRTRTRENWKFWIFSVLLEPLMISFNTSVSTASIEDLYRSTILWVEQHCSLVDLRPAVLNSLRYLCTATDILSDPGRLPEEALAAVNRTERRRSTQ; translated from the exons TTATATTGAAGCAGAACACGCTGGTGTGCCAGTTCGCGTCTCCATTGGATGTTGATACTCATAATAAACCCGAG GCGGTTGTCTTAGAGGGCAAATACTGGAAGCGAAAACTTGCTGCGGTTACTGCGGAGTACAAGAAATGGCGTATGTTCTATCGGAACAAAATCCTTGGCTGGACGAACAAGGATGGCACCGAGATG AAAATGGCGGTATCGTTTCAGATGGAATCGATGGACGTGTTAGATTGGGGCAATGGATTGGGGATCTCGGGCAACTATGGAGTAGGTACAGGCAGCACACACGGTGGGACCAGTGGGACTCCAGGAGGAGAGAGTATGATGGTTGATGAAGATTACATGGAGCTCATGACTGATACGTTATTTTCGACAATCAGTTCAAATCAACCAATATACTTTCCCGATCCGAGAGAAATTG CGCGTGGAGCTAGTCTGGCGGATTTTATACAACCCAGCTTGGGACCGCTCCAGCCAAATTTAGATGATTTTATGGACACTCTTGAACCGTTGCAAG aatttttaaattcgaagttGCCCCCTGTCCCGGAAGAGGACGACATGTTTCGAAATAGTACCTTGAACACGAACTATCCTGATCTCGACTTAATGACGCCTATGAATCAGATAAACGAGCTGAGCCAAGAATCAGCAGCGAAGAACGAGCAAGCTTCACAGCAGCCAGCGTTAGCACAGAACGAACAAGGAGGTACTATACAGAATCTGCAATACActgcaaaaatatatactcAACCTCAGCCAGAGCCAACGAATGCGTTCAGGAATAATAT AACTCTGAGTGAGAATTATAGTACCATACAACAAAGTTATGAACCCGCTGCAACCAGTCAACCTGTCAGGGAAAAAAGTCGACCAAGTAGAGTTTCTTCGAGGAATAGTCGAGTGATCCAGCAACCTCAACAACAACGGACATCAACGTATCAACGAACAGCGCAACAACAAAATTCAGCGTACCAACAACAACAAGCTTCGCAGCAACAACCTTACGCCATGGAGATCCAATCCGTTCAACTAACACCGGTTCAAAATCAAGTGCAGATGCCAGCGTTGAACGACCAGTCTGCTCATGCGAATCAAATCCCGCCTATCGCTGCTCATGTTCAAAATCTGGTGACGGTACAGCAAACTTTTGGACAAACGAATTCTACAGTGTCGACGCAACACAGGAGCATCAGGCCTCTACCACCGGTCGCGCCGATCTCGTCAAAACCGTACAAAGTCGTTCAACCGCAACAGTGTTATAAGTTTCCCACACTTCCGCAAAACTTTAATGCGCAGCAATGCAAATTCAACACTAATAATTTCAAG ACACACCCACCACAACAAGTCGTATCGGTTTCCACGGAGCAACCGTCGCAATCACCGATACTGTTACAGTGCAGACCCTCCGGTTTGGATCTCACCACGCCGACCGTACAACCTACGAAATTGTTACCGCAACCTGCCGCGTCCAATTCGGAGAAAGAGGAAGTTTTTGCCGTACCCAAG TATCAGATGAAAGCAAGGAATAGGTCTCGAAGTAGTTCGTCCTTAACCGCATCAAGAATCCATCCGCCACCATTAGTATCAGCGGCGAGCGATCCCGCTCTAAATCTAAATAACAATGTTTTGCTCGCACAGTTACTCACGAATA ACACATCTGGTGTACACACAATGAATATGACGGCTGATAATGTAATGCCGACAGTGACCCAAACAACTACTACTATGAAACACATCTTACCTATGTTTCCACCTTCAGCTTCGCCTACGCAGGTAACAACTACCCACCATATTACCACGCCGGTCACTGTCCAAACTATGCAAACATCTACGATCCAAGTGCAACCGCAACAAcag GCAATGCAACAGACTACTTGCAGCCAACAAATGCTATTAAATACAAACACCCAAGCGCATCAGTCACAAAATAGTCCCGGGTCACCAAAGGATAGTTCTAACGCACACAGTCCTCAAGGGTTAAACCTCAGTCCTTTGCACAGTCCGATGAGTATAGGAAGCCCATTGTCACCGAGTAGAGGTTACATAAAAGGTGAATCAGAACGGGGACAATACAAAGAACAAAGACGAGTCGGGCACATTCATGCGGAACAAAAACGtagatataatattaaaaatggaTTTGACATGCTGCACAGTTTGATACCGCAGCTTAATCAAAATCCGAACACGAAGATGAGCAAAGCCGCTATGCTGCAAAAAGGAGCAGATTATATCAGGCAGTTAAGGGCGGAGAGGAATCAGTTGAAGGAGGAGATGGATACTTTAAGACATCAAATCGAGTGCCTTAATACGTCTATTAG TAATTGTCAATCCATGCTTCCTGCAACGGGTGCTCCAATTTCTAGACACAGAACTAGTAAAATGAAGGAGATGTTCGATGAGTATGTACGCACGCGTACACGGGagaattggaaattttggaTC TTCAGTGTATTGCTTGAGCCTCTAATGATTTCTTTCAATACCTCGGTATCCACCGCGAGTATCGAAGATCTATACAGAAGTACAATATTGTGGGTCGAGCAACATTGCTCACTCGTTGATCTCAGACCAG CCGTTCTGAACTCCCTAAGATATCTGTGTACTGCCACTGATATTCTATCAGATCCTGGTCGCCTGCCCGAAGAAGCACTCGCAGCAGTTAATCGTACGGAACGGCGACGATCAACTCAGTGA
- the LOC126864743 gene encoding carbohydrate-responsive element-binding protein isoform X7 gives MKLTSPKWNRFKGIRLRWKDKIRLNNVIWRCWHMQFILKQNTLVCQFASPLDVDTHNKPEAVVLEGKYWKRKLAAVTAEYKKWRMFYRNKILGWTNKDGTEMKMAVSFQMESMDVLDWGNGLGISGNYGVGTGSTHGGTSGTPGGESMMVDEDYMELMTDTLFSTISSNQPIYFPDPREIARGASLADFIQPSLGPLQPNLDDFMDTLEPLQEFLNSKLPPVPEEDDMFRNSTLNTNYPDLDLMTPMNQINELSQESAAKNEQASQQPALAQNEQGGTIQNLQYTAKIYTQPQPEPTNAFRNNITLSENYSTIQQSYEPAATSQPVREKSRPSRVSSRNSRVIQQPQQQRTSTYQRTAQQQNSAYQQQQASQQQPYAMEIQSVQLTPVQNQVQMPALNDQSAHANQIPPIAAHVQNLVTVQQTFGQTNSTVSTQHRSIRPLPPVAPISSKPYKVVQPQQCYKFPTLPQNFNAQQCKFNTNNFKTHPPQQVVSVSTEQPSQSPILLQCRPSGLDLTTPTVQPTKLLPQPAASNSEKEEVFAVPKYQMKARNRSRSSSSLTASRIHPPPLVSAASDPALNLNNNVLLAQLLTNNTSGVHTMNMTADNVMPTVTQTTTTMKHILPMFPPSASPTQVTTTHHITTPVTVQTMQTSTIQVQPQQQAMQQTTCSQQMLLNTNTQAHQSQNSPGSPKDSSNAHSPQGLNLSPLHSPMSIGSPLSPSRGYIKGESERGQYKEQRRVGHIHAEQKRRYNIKNGFDMLHSLIPQLNQNPNTKMSKAAMLQKGADYIRQLRAERNQLKEEMDTLRHQIECLNTSISNCQSMLPATGAPISRHRTSKMKEMFDEYVRTRTRENWKFWIFSVLLEPLMISFNTSVSTASIEDLYRSTILWVEQHCSLVDLRPAVLNSLRYLCTATDILSDPGRLPEEALAAVNRTERRRSTQ, from the exons TTATATTGAAGCAGAACACGCTGGTGTGCCAGTTCGCGTCTCCATTGGATGTTGATACTCATAATAAACCCGAG GCGGTTGTCTTAGAGGGCAAATACTGGAAGCGAAAACTTGCTGCGGTTACTGCGGAGTACAAGAAATGGCGTATGTTCTATCGGAACAAAATCCTTGGCTGGACGAACAAGGATGGCACCGAGATG AAAATGGCGGTATCGTTTCAGATGGAATCGATGGACGTGTTAGATTGGGGCAATGGATTGGGGATCTCGGGCAACTATGGAGTAGGTACAGGCAGCACACACGGTGGGACCAGTGGGACTCCAGGAGGAGAGAGTATGATGGTTGATGAAGATTACATGGAGCTCATGACTGATACGTTATTTTCGACAATCAGTTCAAATCAACCAATATACTTTCCCGATCCGAGAGAAATTG CGCGTGGAGCTAGTCTGGCGGATTTTATACAACCCAGCTTGGGACCGCTCCAGCCAAATTTAGATGATTTTATGGACACTCTTGAACCGTTGCAAG aatttttaaattcgaagttGCCCCCTGTCCCGGAAGAGGACGACATGTTTCGAAATAGTACCTTGAACACGAACTATCCTGATCTCGACTTAATGACGCCTATGAATCAGATAAACGAGCTGAGCCAAGAATCAGCAGCGAAGAACGAGCAAGCTTCACAGCAGCCAGCGTTAGCACAGAACGAACAAGGAGGTACTATACAGAATCTGCAATACActgcaaaaatatatactcAACCTCAGCCAGAGCCAACGAATGCGTTCAGGAATAATAT AACTCTGAGTGAGAATTATAGTACCATACAACAAAGTTATGAACCCGCTGCAACCAGTCAACCTGTCAGGGAAAAAAGTCGACCAAGTAGAGTTTCTTCGAGGAATAGTCGAGTGATCCAGCAACCTCAACAACAACGGACATCAACGTATCAACGAACAGCGCAACAACAAAATTCAGCGTACCAACAACAACAAGCTTCGCAGCAACAACCTTACGCCATGGAGATCCAATCCGTTCAACTAACACCGGTTCAAAATCAAGTGCAGATGCCAGCGTTGAACGACCAGTCTGCTCATGCGAATCAAATCCCGCCTATCGCTGCTCATGTTCAAAATCTGGTGACGGTACAGCAAACTTTTGGACAAACGAATTCTACAGTGTCGACGCAACACAGGAGCATCAGGCCTCTACCACCGGTCGCGCCGATCTCGTCAAAACCGTACAAAGTCGTTCAACCGCAACAGTGTTATAAGTTTCCCACACTTCCGCAAAACTTTAATGCGCAGCAATGCAAATTCAACACTAATAATTTCAAG ACACACCCACCACAACAAGTCGTATCGGTTTCCACGGAGCAACCGTCGCAATCACCGATACTGTTACAGTGCAGACCCTCCGGTTTGGATCTCACCACGCCGACCGTACAACCTACGAAATTGTTACCGCAACCTGCCGCGTCCAATTCGGAGAAAGAGGAAGTTTTTGCCGTACCCAAG TATCAGATGAAAGCAAGGAATAGGTCTCGAAGTAGTTCGTCCTTAACCGCATCAAGAATCCATCCGCCACCATTAGTATCAGCGGCGAGCGATCCCGCTCTAAATCTAAATAACAATGTTTTGCTCGCACAGTTACTCACGAATA ACACATCTGGTGTACACACAATGAATATGACGGCTGATAATGTAATGCCGACAGTGACCCAAACAACTACTACTATGAAACACATCTTACCTATGTTTCCACCTTCAGCTTCGCCTACGCAGGTAACAACTACCCACCATATTACCACGCCGGTCACTGTCCAAACTATGCAAACATCTACGATCCAAGTGCAACCGCAACAAcag GCAATGCAACAGACTACTTGCAGCCAACAAATGCTATTAAATACAAACACCCAAGCGCATCAGTCACAAAATAGTCCCGGGTCACCAAAGGATAGTTCTAACGCACACAGTCCTCAAGGGTTAAACCTCAGTCCTTTGCACAGTCCGATGAGTATAGGAAGCCCATTGTCACCGAGTAGAGGTTACATAAAAGGTGAATCAGAACGGGGACAATACAAAGAACAAAGACGAGTCGGGCACATTCATGCGGAACAAAAACGtagatataatattaaaaatggaTTTGACATGCTGCACAGTTTGATACCGCAGCTTAATCAAAATCCGAACACGAAGATGAGCAAAGCCGCTATGCTGCAAAAAGGAGCAGATTATATCAGGCAGTTAAGGGCGGAGAGGAATCAGTTGAAGGAGGAGATGGATACTTTAAGACATCAAATCGAGTGCCTTAATACGTCTATTAG TAATTGTCAATCCATGCTTCCTGCAACGGGTGCTCCAATTTCTAGACACAGAACTAGTAAAATGAAGGAGATGTTCGATGAGTATGTACGCACGCGTACACGGGagaattggaaattttggaTC TTCAGTGTATTGCTTGAGCCTCTAATGATTTCTTTCAATACCTCGGTATCCACCGCGAGTATCGAAGATCTATACAGAAGTACAATATTGTGGGTCGAGCAACATTGCTCACTCGTTGATCTCAGACCAG CCGTTCTGAACTCCCTAAGATATCTGTGTACTGCCACTGATATTCTATCAGATCCTGGTCGCCTGCCCGAAGAAGCACTCGCAGCAGTTAATCGTACGGAACGGCGACGATCAACTCAGTGA
- the LOC126864743 gene encoding carbohydrate-responsive element-binding protein isoform X6 — protein MEHGYKHKLTSPKWNRFKGIRLRWKDKIRLNNVIWRCWHMQFILKQNTLVCQFASPLDVDTHNKPEAVVLEGKYWKRKLAAVTAEYKKWRMFYRNKILGWTNKDGTEMKMAVSFQMESMDVLDWGNGLGISGNYGVGTGSTHGGTSGTPGGESMMVDEDYMELMTDTLFSTISSNQPIYFPDPREIARGASLADFIQPSLGPLQPNLDDFMDTLEPLQEFLNSKLPPVPEEDDMFRNSTLNTNYPDLDLMTPMNQINELSQESAAKNEQASQQPALAQNEQGGTIQNLQYTAKIYTQPQPEPTNAFRNNITLSENYSTIQQSYEPAATSQPVREKSRPSRVSSRNSRVIQQPQQQRTSTYQRTAQQQNSAYQQQQASQQQPYAMEIQSVQLTPVQNQVQMPALNDQSAHANQIPPIAAHVQNLVTVQQTFGQTNSTVSTQHRSIRPLPPVAPISSKPYKVVQPQQCYKFPTLPQNFNAQQCKFNTNNFKTHPPQQVVSVSTEQPSQSPILLQCRPSGLDLTTPTVQPTKLLPQPAASNSEKEEVFAVPKYQMKARNRSRSSSSLTASRIHPPPLVSAASDPALNLNNNVLLAQLLTNNTSGVHTMNMTADNVMPTVTQTTTTMKHILPMFPPSASPTQVTTTHHITTPVTVQTMQTSTIQVQPQQQAMQQTTCSQQMLLNTNTQAHQSQNSPGSPKDSSNAHSPQGLNLSPLHSPMSIGSPLSPSRGYIKGESERGQYKEQRRVGHIHAEQKRRYNIKNGFDMLHSLIPQLNQNPNTKMSKAAMLQKGADYIRQLRAERNQLKEEMDTLRHQIECLNTSISNCQSMLPATGAPISRHRTSKMKEMFDEYVRTRTRENWKFWIFSVLLEPLMISFNTSVSTASIEDLYRSTILWVEQHCSLVDLRPAVLNSLRYLCTATDILSDPGRLPEEALAAVNRTERRRSTQ, from the exons TTATATTGAAGCAGAACACGCTGGTGTGCCAGTTCGCGTCTCCATTGGATGTTGATACTCATAATAAACCCGAG GCGGTTGTCTTAGAGGGCAAATACTGGAAGCGAAAACTTGCTGCGGTTACTGCGGAGTACAAGAAATGGCGTATGTTCTATCGGAACAAAATCCTTGGCTGGACGAACAAGGATGGCACCGAGATG AAAATGGCGGTATCGTTTCAGATGGAATCGATGGACGTGTTAGATTGGGGCAATGGATTGGGGATCTCGGGCAACTATGGAGTAGGTACAGGCAGCACACACGGTGGGACCAGTGGGACTCCAGGAGGAGAGAGTATGATGGTTGATGAAGATTACATGGAGCTCATGACTGATACGTTATTTTCGACAATCAGTTCAAATCAACCAATATACTTTCCCGATCCGAGAGAAATTG CGCGTGGAGCTAGTCTGGCGGATTTTATACAACCCAGCTTGGGACCGCTCCAGCCAAATTTAGATGATTTTATGGACACTCTTGAACCGTTGCAAG aatttttaaattcgaagttGCCCCCTGTCCCGGAAGAGGACGACATGTTTCGAAATAGTACCTTGAACACGAACTATCCTGATCTCGACTTAATGACGCCTATGAATCAGATAAACGAGCTGAGCCAAGAATCAGCAGCGAAGAACGAGCAAGCTTCACAGCAGCCAGCGTTAGCACAGAACGAACAAGGAGGTACTATACAGAATCTGCAATACActgcaaaaatatatactcAACCTCAGCCAGAGCCAACGAATGCGTTCAGGAATAATAT AACTCTGAGTGAGAATTATAGTACCATACAACAAAGTTATGAACCCGCTGCAACCAGTCAACCTGTCAGGGAAAAAAGTCGACCAAGTAGAGTTTCTTCGAGGAATAGTCGAGTGATCCAGCAACCTCAACAACAACGGACATCAACGTATCAACGAACAGCGCAACAACAAAATTCAGCGTACCAACAACAACAAGCTTCGCAGCAACAACCTTACGCCATGGAGATCCAATCCGTTCAACTAACACCGGTTCAAAATCAAGTGCAGATGCCAGCGTTGAACGACCAGTCTGCTCATGCGAATCAAATCCCGCCTATCGCTGCTCATGTTCAAAATCTGGTGACGGTACAGCAAACTTTTGGACAAACGAATTCTACAGTGTCGACGCAACACAGGAGCATCAGGCCTCTACCACCGGTCGCGCCGATCTCGTCAAAACCGTACAAAGTCGTTCAACCGCAACAGTGTTATAAGTTTCCCACACTTCCGCAAAACTTTAATGCGCAGCAATGCAAATTCAACACTAATAATTTCAAG ACACACCCACCACAACAAGTCGTATCGGTTTCCACGGAGCAACCGTCGCAATCACCGATACTGTTACAGTGCAGACCCTCCGGTTTGGATCTCACCACGCCGACCGTACAACCTACGAAATTGTTACCGCAACCTGCCGCGTCCAATTCGGAGAAAGAGGAAGTTTTTGCCGTACCCAAG TATCAGATGAAAGCAAGGAATAGGTCTCGAAGTAGTTCGTCCTTAACCGCATCAAGAATCCATCCGCCACCATTAGTATCAGCGGCGAGCGATCCCGCTCTAAATCTAAATAACAATGTTTTGCTCGCACAGTTACTCACGAATA ACACATCTGGTGTACACACAATGAATATGACGGCTGATAATGTAATGCCGACAGTGACCCAAACAACTACTACTATGAAACACATCTTACCTATGTTTCCACCTTCAGCTTCGCCTACGCAGGTAACAACTACCCACCATATTACCACGCCGGTCACTGTCCAAACTATGCAAACATCTACGATCCAAGTGCAACCGCAACAAcag GCAATGCAACAGACTACTTGCAGCCAACAAATGCTATTAAATACAAACACCCAAGCGCATCAGTCACAAAATAGTCCCGGGTCACCAAAGGATAGTTCTAACGCACACAGTCCTCAAGGGTTAAACCTCAGTCCTTTGCACAGTCCGATGAGTATAGGAAGCCCATTGTCACCGAGTAGAGGTTACATAAAAGGTGAATCAGAACGGGGACAATACAAAGAACAAAGACGAGTCGGGCACATTCATGCGGAACAAAAACGtagatataatattaaaaatggaTTTGACATGCTGCACAGTTTGATACCGCAGCTTAATCAAAATCCGAACACGAAGATGAGCAAAGCCGCTATGCTGCAAAAAGGAGCAGATTATATCAGGCAGTTAAGGGCGGAGAGGAATCAGTTGAAGGAGGAGATGGATACTTTAAGACATCAAATCGAGTGCCTTAATACGTCTATTAG TAATTGTCAATCCATGCTTCCTGCAACGGGTGCTCCAATTTCTAGACACAGAACTAGTAAAATGAAGGAGATGTTCGATGAGTATGTACGCACGCGTACACGGGagaattggaaattttggaTC TTCAGTGTATTGCTTGAGCCTCTAATGATTTCTTTCAATACCTCGGTATCCACCGCGAGTATCGAAGATCTATACAGAAGTACAATATTGTGGGTCGAGCAACATTGCTCACTCGTTGATCTCAGACCAG CCGTTCTGAACTCCCTAAGATATCTGTGTACTGCCACTGATATTCTATCAGATCCTGGTCGCCTGCCCGAAGAAGCACTCGCAGCAGTTAATCGTACGGAACGGCGACGATCAACTCAGTGA
- the LOC126864743 gene encoding carbohydrate-responsive element-binding protein isoform X5 has protein sequence MKIKMLLRRISVKKHKLTSPKWNRFKGIRLRWKDKIRLNNVIWRCWHMQFILKQNTLVCQFASPLDVDTHNKPEAVVLEGKYWKRKLAAVTAEYKKWRMFYRNKILGWTNKDGTEMKMAVSFQMESMDVLDWGNGLGISGNYGVGTGSTHGGTSGTPGGESMMVDEDYMELMTDTLFSTISSNQPIYFPDPREIARGASLADFIQPSLGPLQPNLDDFMDTLEPLQEFLNSKLPPVPEEDDMFRNSTLNTNYPDLDLMTPMNQINELSQESAAKNEQASQQPALAQNEQGGTIQNLQYTAKIYTQPQPEPTNAFRNNITLSENYSTIQQSYEPAATSQPVREKSRPSRVSSRNSRVIQQPQQQRTSTYQRTAQQQNSAYQQQQASQQQPYAMEIQSVQLTPVQNQVQMPALNDQSAHANQIPPIAAHVQNLVTVQQTFGQTNSTVSTQHRSIRPLPPVAPISSKPYKVVQPQQCYKFPTLPQNFNAQQCKFNTNNFKTHPPQQVVSVSTEQPSQSPILLQCRPSGLDLTTPTVQPTKLLPQPAASNSEKEEVFAVPKYQMKARNRSRSSSSLTASRIHPPPLVSAASDPALNLNNNVLLAQLLTNNTSGVHTMNMTADNVMPTVTQTTTTMKHILPMFPPSASPTQVTTTHHITTPVTVQTMQTSTIQVQPQQQAMQQTTCSQQMLLNTNTQAHQSQNSPGSPKDSSNAHSPQGLNLSPLHSPMSIGSPLSPSRGYIKGESERGQYKEQRRVGHIHAEQKRRYNIKNGFDMLHSLIPQLNQNPNTKMSKAAMLQKGADYIRQLRAERNQLKEEMDTLRHQIECLNTSISNCQSMLPATGAPISRHRTSKMKEMFDEYVRTRTRENWKFWIFSVLLEPLMISFNTSVSTASIEDLYRSTILWVEQHCSLVDLRPAVLNSLRYLCTATDILSDPGRLPEEALAAVNRTERRRSTQ, from the exons TTATATTGAAGCAGAACACGCTGGTGTGCCAGTTCGCGTCTCCATTGGATGTTGATACTCATAATAAACCCGAG GCGGTTGTCTTAGAGGGCAAATACTGGAAGCGAAAACTTGCTGCGGTTACTGCGGAGTACAAGAAATGGCGTATGTTCTATCGGAACAAAATCCTTGGCTGGACGAACAAGGATGGCACCGAGATG AAAATGGCGGTATCGTTTCAGATGGAATCGATGGACGTGTTAGATTGGGGCAATGGATTGGGGATCTCGGGCAACTATGGAGTAGGTACAGGCAGCACACACGGTGGGACCAGTGGGACTCCAGGAGGAGAGAGTATGATGGTTGATGAAGATTACATGGAGCTCATGACTGATACGTTATTTTCGACAATCAGTTCAAATCAACCAATATACTTTCCCGATCCGAGAGAAATTG CGCGTGGAGCTAGTCTGGCGGATTTTATACAACCCAGCTTGGGACCGCTCCAGCCAAATTTAGATGATTTTATGGACACTCTTGAACCGTTGCAAG aatttttaaattcgaagttGCCCCCTGTCCCGGAAGAGGACGACATGTTTCGAAATAGTACCTTGAACACGAACTATCCTGATCTCGACTTAATGACGCCTATGAATCAGATAAACGAGCTGAGCCAAGAATCAGCAGCGAAGAACGAGCAAGCTTCACAGCAGCCAGCGTTAGCACAGAACGAACAAGGAGGTACTATACAGAATCTGCAATACActgcaaaaatatatactcAACCTCAGCCAGAGCCAACGAATGCGTTCAGGAATAATAT AACTCTGAGTGAGAATTATAGTACCATACAACAAAGTTATGAACCCGCTGCAACCAGTCAACCTGTCAGGGAAAAAAGTCGACCAAGTAGAGTTTCTTCGAGGAATAGTCGAGTGATCCAGCAACCTCAACAACAACGGACATCAACGTATCAACGAACAGCGCAACAACAAAATTCAGCGTACCAACAACAACAAGCTTCGCAGCAACAACCTTACGCCATGGAGATCCAATCCGTTCAACTAACACCGGTTCAAAATCAAGTGCAGATGCCAGCGTTGAACGACCAGTCTGCTCATGCGAATCAAATCCCGCCTATCGCTGCTCATGTTCAAAATCTGGTGACGGTACAGCAAACTTTTGGACAAACGAATTCTACAGTGTCGACGCAACACAGGAGCATCAGGCCTCTACCACCGGTCGCGCCGATCTCGTCAAAACCGTACAAAGTCGTTCAACCGCAACAGTGTTATAAGTTTCCCACACTTCCGCAAAACTTTAATGCGCAGCAATGCAAATTCAACACTAATAATTTCAAG ACACACCCACCACAACAAGTCGTATCGGTTTCCACGGAGCAACCGTCGCAATCACCGATACTGTTACAGTGCAGACCCTCCGGTTTGGATCTCACCACGCCGACCGTACAACCTACGAAATTGTTACCGCAACCTGCCGCGTCCAATTCGGAGAAAGAGGAAGTTTTTGCCGTACCCAAG TATCAGATGAAAGCAAGGAATAGGTCTCGAAGTAGTTCGTCCTTAACCGCATCAAGAATCCATCCGCCACCATTAGTATCAGCGGCGAGCGATCCCGCTCTAAATCTAAATAACAATGTTTTGCTCGCACAGTTACTCACGAATA ACACATCTGGTGTACACACAATGAATATGACGGCTGATAATGTAATGCCGACAGTGACCCAAACAACTACTACTATGAAACACATCTTACCTATGTTTCCACCTTCAGCTTCGCCTACGCAGGTAACAACTACCCACCATATTACCACGCCGGTCACTGTCCAAACTATGCAAACATCTACGATCCAAGTGCAACCGCAACAAcag GCAATGCAACAGACTACTTGCAGCCAACAAATGCTATTAAATACAAACACCCAAGCGCATCAGTCACAAAATAGTCCCGGGTCACCAAAGGATAGTTCTAACGCACACAGTCCTCAAGGGTTAAACCTCAGTCCTTTGCACAGTCCGATGAGTATAGGAAGCCCATTGTCACCGAGTAGAGGTTACATAAAAGGTGAATCAGAACGGGGACAATACAAAGAACAAAGACGAGTCGGGCACATTCATGCGGAACAAAAACGtagatataatattaaaaatggaTTTGACATGCTGCACAGTTTGATACCGCAGCTTAATCAAAATCCGAACACGAAGATGAGCAAAGCCGCTATGCTGCAAAAAGGAGCAGATTATATCAGGCAGTTAAGGGCGGAGAGGAATCAGTTGAAGGAGGAGATGGATACTTTAAGACATCAAATCGAGTGCCTTAATACGTCTATTAG TAATTGTCAATCCATGCTTCCTGCAACGGGTGCTCCAATTTCTAGACACAGAACTAGTAAAATGAAGGAGATGTTCGATGAGTATGTACGCACGCGTACACGGGagaattggaaattttggaTC TTCAGTGTATTGCTTGAGCCTCTAATGATTTCTTTCAATACCTCGGTATCCACCGCGAGTATCGAAGATCTATACAGAAGTACAATATTGTGGGTCGAGCAACATTGCTCACTCGTTGATCTCAGACCAG CCGTTCTGAACTCCCTAAGATATCTGTGTACTGCCACTGATATTCTATCAGATCCTGGTCGCCTGCCCGAAGAAGCACTCGCAGCAGTTAATCGTACGGAACGGCGACGATCAACTCAGTGA